GGACGGTCTTGAAATGCACGTGGCTCACGCGGTTCCCCCACTTATCGAGGACGGCAGCCGGGTCAGCCCCTGCAAAATGCAAATGCCCCGTGTCATAGAGCAGGGTGACCTCCGGTGACGATCCCTCCATCAGCCAGTCGATGTCCTCAGCATCCTGAACCATCGCGCCCATGTGGTGGTGATAGGCCAGCACCATCCCCGTGTCCGAGACACGTTTGGCAAGTTCGGACAGCTTGGCGGCATAGCCCGTCACCTCGTCCCGGCTCAGCTTCGGGCGCTGGCTGACGGGCGTGTTCATCATGCCCTGGACGGTGTTGGAGCATTCCGCATAGACGATGCAGGGAGCGTTCAACGCCACGAATTGTTCGACCTGCTGGCGGATTGCGCCAAACTCCTCGTCTGCTGGGGCGAGCATGAGGTTTCCAGAACACCAGCCACCACACAGAGACACGCCATAACGGTCGAGATAGGCGCGCAGGCCCTCGGTATCGGCAGGCATGCGGCGGCCCCGCTCGACCCCCGCATAGCCGATACGCGCCGCATCCTCCATTGCGCCTTCGGTCGTGTACTCCCAGGTCAGTTCCGGCAGGTCGTCGTTCTGCCAAGCAATCAGGGAGATACCGATTTTGACGCCCATCAGTCTGCCCTCTGTGTTTTCTTGTGTTCGACATAATCGGCACGGGCCTTGTTTACCTCTGCCCGTTCCGAGACCTCCGGCAAGCCAACGTCCCACCATGTGCCACCGTACTCAGTCGATGGGTAAGGGTCGGTATCAATGACGATGACATATGGCCCCCTGACGCCGTCGCGTCTGGCGAGCGCGTCTTCCAGTTCGACAATCGAGCAGACCTTGACGCTGGTCGCCCCCATCGCTCCGGCGTGCTTGGCAAAGTCGATGGCCGAGGGCTGCGCGTGAATCGTGTGATCCAGCAGATTGTTGAACTCAGCCCCGCCGGTGCCCATCTGAAGCCGGTTGATGCACCCATATCCTCTGTTGTCGGTGACGACCACGGTAAAGGAGATGCCCATCATCGCCGCTGTCGCCAGCTCGGAATTGGCCATCATGTAGGTGCCATCGCCGGTGAAGCAGATCACGTCTCTCTCGGGCTCGGCCATCTTGATGCCCATCGCCCCGGCGATCTCGTAGCCCATGCAGGAGAAGCCATACTCCATGTGGTAGGAGCCAGGCCGGCCCGCCTTCCACAGCTTGTGCAACTCGCCCGGCATGGTGCCGGCGGCGCACATAACGACGGTGTTTTCGTTCGCCGCGCGTTGCACGGCGCCGACCACCTGCATGTCGGTCGGCAATTCGTTGCCCTCGGGCGCGGAGGTTAGGGGATCGACCCGCGCGAACCACTCGGACTTCAGCTCGACAGCATCGGCATCGAAGCGCAGAGCGTCCAAGGCATCGGAAAGATCTGCAAGGCCGGTTTTCGCATCCGACAGGATTGGCATGGCGCCGTGCTTTTCCGCGTCGTAGGCCTGCACGTTCAGGCTGACGAGCCGGCGTTCGGGGTTGGCGAAAAGGCCCCAAGAGCCGGTCGTGAAGTCCTGGAAGCGTGTGCCGATGCCAATCACCACGTCAGCCTCCGCGGCGACGGTATTGGCTGGCTCGCCCCCCGTCACGCCGATGGGCCCGAGGTTCAGCGGATGATCCCAGGGAAGCGCCGACTTGCCGGCCTGCGTCTCGGCGACGCGAATGTTGTGGGTTTCGGCGAAACTTTGCAGCTCCTCGGTCGCATCGGAGTAGTGCACGCCGCCGCCGGCCACGATCATCGGGCGACTGGCCGCCCGGATCGTCGCCGCCGCGCGGTGCAGCTCGTGGTGTTCGGGCCGGAGTCGGCGCTGGTACCAGGTTCGCGGGTCGAAGAAGCTGACCGCATAGTCATAGGCTTCAGCCTGCACGTCCTGGCAGAAGGCCAGCGTCACCGGACCGCAATCGGCCGGGTCGGTCATCGTCCGGAAGGCCCGCGGCAGCGCGGTCAACAATTGCTCGGGGCGCGTGATGCGGTCGAAATAACGGCTGACCGGTTTGAAGACGTCGTTGGCACTGACCGTGCCGTCGCCGAAATCCTCGATTTGTTGCAACACCGGGTCGGGGCCACGGTTTGCGAATACGTCGCCGGGCAACAACAGGACCGGAAGCCGGTTCACATGGGCCAGCGCCGCCGCAGTGACCATGTTCGTTGCCCCCGGCCCGATCGACGAGGTCACCGCCATGGCACGCCTGCGACGCAACTGCTTGGAATAGGCGATCGCTGCGTGCGCCATCGTCTGTTCGTTGTGACCACGATATGTCTGGATCGCATCCCGCGAGGCATGTAGCGCCTCACCCAGTCCTGCCACGTTGCCGTGCCCAAAGATTGCCCAGACGCCCGCGATGAACGGATCGCCGTCCTCGGTCAGTTGCGCCGTCAGGTAGCGCACAAGAGCCTGTGCCGCCGTAAGCCGGATCGTCTTGCCCATCTTCCTATCCCCTTGACTTGTCCCACGCGGCGCAGAGCCGCGCGTAGTTCTCGGCCATTTGCGCAACAGCGTCTGCGTCGGTCATTCGGCCGGTCATCCACGCCTCGGCGGAACCGGCGAAGATCGTCCGCCCTAAAGCGAACCCTTTCACCAGTGGATATTGTGCGGCCGCGTCGAAGCTGGCGGCGAGCTTGTCTTCGCTCTCACCAAGCCCAAGGATCACGATGCCTCGCGTATTGGGATCGTTTTTTTCGATCGTGTCGCAGGTGAGTTGCCACGCCCGCGATGTCAGCATCGGCTCAAGCTTCCACCAGTCGGGATAGACGCTGTTGTCGTAGAAACGCTGGATGACTTTGGCGGTCGTGTTGTCCTCCACATTACCGACCTTCGAAGGGATGACCTCAAGCAGAAACTCCAGGCGGTTTCGACGACAGGCGTTGAAAAGTCTGACGATCGTCGCCTCCTGATCGGCCCAAGTCGCCGCATCATCGTCGGGGTGGCAGAAACAAAGTACCTTGACCACCTGATCGCGCGGCCATTCTGCCAGCCCGCCGAAATCAGGTCCAATCTCGGGCTCGAGCATCAGCGGCCGCGAGCCCGGCCATTCCACCGGACGCCCCACCCAGAGGCCGGTGCCGGCCGTCTTGTAGAGTGCATCGCGTCCGAGACGCCCGTCACAGAGTAGACCGTGCCCCGGCTTGCCGGCGGCGACGCTTTGAACGGCGTCGAGGCAGAGTTCCTTGAACCGGCCGATCATCTCAGGCGTCGCGCCATCGATCTCCTCCAGCTGCACACGGTGATCGAAGGCGAAGATGCGAACCTCGGGCCAGTCGATATTCCGGTTCGTCGCCCAATGAATCTGTTCGAGCGCTTCGTCGTTCCTCAGATCCGGGCGCTTGATGCCCCGCTCTAAGAAGAATTGCAGTTCATCCCAGCTTGGATATGCCGGCGTGCAGCCGTGGCGTGACACGGCGAAAGCTCCGCAGGCGTTTGCGTATTTCAGCGCAGTCGGCCAATCCTCTCCATCGAGCCAGCCTTTGAGCAGCCCCGCCATGAAGCCGTCGCCGGCGCCCAAAACGTTGAAGACTTCGATCGGGAAGCCCGGGCCGGCCTCGGCATCGTCAAGGTTGTCTGGCACGTCGCCTGTGATGGCAACAGCGCCCTTCGCACCGCGTTTGCATACGAGCGTGGCGTCAGTGACAGCGCGCACAGCGCGAAGCGCGGCGATCGTGTCGGTAGCCCCGCCGGCGATGTGGAATTCCTCTTCGGTTCCCACGATCAGGTCGAAGTAGTGCAGCGTGGACTGCAGTTTCTCGGTGACCTTGGCACTTTCAACAAAGCGGCTTTCGCCTTCCCCGTGCCCGGAGACGCCCCAGAGGTTCGGGCGATAGTCGATATCGAGTGTGGTCTGTATGCCCGCCCCACGCGCAATCTCCAGCGCCTTGAGCGTCGCCGCCTCTACGTCAGGATGCGACAGGTGCGTCCCGGAGGCGACGACGGCGCGCGCCTCGCGGATGAAGTTCGGGTCAATATCATCTGCCGTCAGGCCCATGTCGGCGCAGTTTTCCCGGTAGAAGATCAGCGGGAACCTTTCCTGATCTCGGATGCCCAAAAGCACCAGCGCGGTAAGTCGCTCGGGGTCAGTCTTGACGCCGCGCGTGTCCACGCCTTCGCGTTCAAGTTCTTCACGGATGAACCGGCCCATGTGCTCGTCGCCGACGCCGGTGATGACTGCGGCTCTCAATCCCAGCCGCGCAGTGCCGCACGCCGTATTTGTCGGGCTGCCGCCGATGTACT
This window of the Defluviimonas aquaemixtae genome carries:
- the iolE gene encoding myo-inosose-2 dehydratase, with protein sequence MGVKIGISLIAWQNDDLPELTWEYTTEGAMEDAARIGYAGVERGRRMPADTEGLRAYLDRYGVSLCGGWCSGNLMLAPADEEFGAIRQQVEQFVALNAPCIVYAECSNTVQGMMNTPVSQRPKLSRDEVTGYAAKLSELAKRVSDTGMVLAYHHHMGAMVQDAEDIDWLMEGSSPEVTLLYDTGHLHFAGADPAAVLDKWGNRVSHVHFKTVRQSVLDRIHAENGSFLDAVAGGVFSVPGDADGCIDFQAITDLLKAQDYDGWIVVEAEQDPAKAPPFEYSKLGYEHIREICGRSGLAIED
- the iolD gene encoding 3D-(3,5/4)-trihydroxycyclohexane-1,2-dione acylhydrolase (decyclizing), encoding MGKTIRLTAAQALVRYLTAQLTEDGDPFIAGVWAIFGHGNVAGLGEALHASRDAIQTYRGHNEQTMAHAAIAYSKQLRRRRAMAVTSSIGPGATNMVTAAALAHVNRLPVLLLPGDVFANRGPDPVLQQIEDFGDGTVSANDVFKPVSRYFDRITRPEQLLTALPRAFRTMTDPADCGPVTLAFCQDVQAEAYDYAVSFFDPRTWYQRRLRPEHHELHRAAATIRAASRPMIVAGGGVHYSDATEELQSFAETHNIRVAETQAGKSALPWDHPLNLGPIGVTGGEPANTVAAEADVVIGIGTRFQDFTTGSWGLFANPERRLVSLNVQAYDAEKHGAMPILSDAKTGLADLSDALDALRFDADAVELKSEWFARVDPLTSAPEGNELPTDMQVVGAVQRAANENTVVMCAAGTMPGELHKLWKAGRPGSYHMEYGFSCMGYEIAGAMGIKMAEPERDVICFTGDGTYMMANSELATAAMMGISFTVVVTDNRGYGCINRLQMGTGGAEFNNLLDHTIHAQPSAIDFAKHAGAMGATSVKVCSIVELEDALARRDGVRGPYVIVIDTDPYPSTEYGGTWWDVGLPEVSERAEVNKARADYVEHKKTQRAD
- a CDS encoding bifunctional 5-dehydro-2-deoxygluconokinase/5-dehydro-2-deoxyphosphogluconate aldolase — encoded protein: MAKTLDLITIGRSSVDLYGVQIGGRLEDMRSFDKYIGGSPTNTACGTARLGLRAAVITGVGDEHMGRFIREELEREGVDTRGVKTDPERLTALVLLGIRDQERFPLIFYRENCADMGLTADDIDPNFIREARAVVASGTHLSHPDVEAATLKALEIARGAGIQTTLDIDYRPNLWGVSGHGEGESRFVESAKVTEKLQSTLHYFDLIVGTEEEFHIAGGATDTIAALRAVRAVTDATLVCKRGAKGAVAITGDVPDNLDDAEAGPGFPIEVFNVLGAGDGFMAGLLKGWLDGEDWPTALKYANACGAFAVSRHGCTPAYPSWDELQFFLERGIKRPDLRNDEALEQIHWATNRNIDWPEVRIFAFDHRVQLEEIDGATPEMIGRFKELCLDAVQSVAAGKPGHGLLCDGRLGRDALYKTAGTGLWVGRPVEWPGSRPLMLEPEIGPDFGGLAEWPRDQVVKVLCFCHPDDDAATWADQEATIVRLFNACRRNRLEFLLEVIPSKVGNVEDNTTAKVIQRFYDNSVYPDWWKLEPMLTSRAWQLTCDTIEKNDPNTRGIVILGLGESEDKLAASFDAAAQYPLVKGFALGRTIFAGSAEAWMTGRMTDADAVAQMAENYARLCAAWDKSRG